A part of Candidatus Thorarchaeota archaeon genomic DNA contains:
- a CDS encoding phytoene/squalene synthase family protein — MLSQRTHYLRILPSEVRESSASRPIDLQESYDYCMGVFKENARSFHFASRYLNEDERLAFAALYGFCRMADDFADEMNLSLEERERELSVLDDIADRLAEGEVFNHPLFRAFGDTMVRYKIPVKYLHELIEGVRLDLTLKSVKTNEELDRYCYLVASTVGLMMCHIWGATSPETLDRAADLGIALQLTNILRDVEEDYGNGRIYIPEETRRKFRVRDEDFGRKEVSPNFRRMIQHEISRTRAICRLAEVGIEDLPPAGAFTVKVAARVYGAILDEIEKMDYDVFRKRAVVPKWKKLVIALRARREYRREVREQERIRRLSG; from the coding sequence ATGCTAAGCCAAAGAACACATTACCTAAGGATACTCCCATCTGAGGTCAGAGAATCGTCCGCCAGTCGGCCAATCGACTTGCAGGAGAGTTATGACTACTGCATGGGCGTGTTCAAGGAGAATGCTAGATCCTTCCACTTTGCATCAAGGTACTTGAACGAGGACGAGCGACTTGCCTTTGCAGCACTCTACGGCTTCTGTCGCATGGCAGACGACTTCGCAGACGAGATGAATCTCAGTCTAGAGGAACGCGAGCGTGAGCTATCGGTGCTTGATGACATCGCTGACCGCCTCGCAGAAGGAGAGGTATTCAATCATCCGCTCTTCCGAGCTTTCGGCGACACGATGGTCCGCTACAAGATTCCAGTGAAGTACTTGCATGAGCTCATAGAGGGCGTCCGTCTCGACCTGACCTTGAAGAGTGTAAAGACCAACGAGGAGCTTGACAGATACTGCTACTTGGTGGCTTCGACGGTCGGTCTGATGATGTGTCACATCTGGGGTGCTACCAGCCCTGAGACTCTGGATAGGGCTGCCGATCTTGGGATTGCATTGCAGCTGACCAACATCCTACGAGATGTGGAAGAGGACTATGGCAACGGACGCATATACATACCCGAGGAGACTCGCAGGAAGTTCCGTGTTCGTGACGAGGACTTCGGTCGCAAAGAGGTGAGTCCGAACTTCAGACGCATGATACAGCATGAGATCTCTCGTACGAGGGCCATCTGCAGATTGGCTGAGGTTGGTATCGAGGACCTCCCTCCTGCGGGTGCCTTCACCGTCAAGGTGGCAGCCAGGGTCTACGGTGCTATCCTGGATGAGATTGAGAAGATGGATTATGACGTGTTCAGGAAGCGCGCTGTGGTACCCAAGTGGAAGAAGCTCGTGATAGCGCTTCGAGCCAGAAGAGAGTACAGGAGAGAGGTCAGGGAACAGGAGCGTATCAGGCGCCTGTCCGGATGA
- the crtI gene encoding phytoene desaturase encodes MKAIVIGAGIGGLSSAALLAKRGYDVTVLEKNQDLGGRARVWNKDGFVYDMGPSWYLMPEIFDHFFSAFGRRTEDFYKLIRLNPSYRIFFADETVDISANLEDNMALFDRLEEHGAEKLQRYLKQAREKYEYLMKGLMYEDLAGIRAMFSPRLMSAGRKLSILSNIDKISRKYFTSERARKILQYSIVFLGGNPKNTPALYSMISHIDFNLGVWYPYGGIGKIVDATEQLAREHGAEIRTSVEVTGIHVERGRARWVATSEGNVEADLFVSNADYPHTETQLLDRKWQTYPTQYWEKKTIAPSAFVLYLGFDKKIDVLTHHNVILYHDWVRHFEQIFEEPAWPDEPAYYLSCPSRMDDTVAPAGKENIFVTIPLSPGIEDTPEIRERYFQKVLAHMETVLKTDLKDHLVVKRVFSVNDFAEDYNAYKGTAVGLTHTFSQSAFFRPRHRSKKVRNLYYVGQYTHPGIGVPMALISAEIVADLVTKNHPLSK; translated from the coding sequence ATGAAAGCGATAGTCATTGGTGCCGGGATAGGTGGACTGTCTTCAGCGGCTCTTCTCGCGAAGAGAGGCTATGACGTGACAGTCCTCGAAAAGAACCAAGACCTTGGGGGCAGAGCCAGAGTATGGAACAAAGACGGTTTCGTCTACGACATGGGGCCGTCATGGTACCTGATGCCTGAGATATTCGACCACTTCTTCTCGGCGTTTGGCAGGAGAACGGAGGACTTCTACAAGCTCATCCGACTCAACCCCTCCTACAGGATATTCTTCGCAGACGAAACGGTAGACATCTCTGCCAACCTGGAGGACAACATGGCTCTCTTCGACAGATTGGAAGAACACGGCGCAGAGAAGCTGCAAAGATATCTGAAGCAGGCCAGAGAGAAGTACGAGTACCTCATGAAGGGGCTGATGTACGAGGACCTTGCTGGTATCAGGGCCATGTTCAGTCCGCGGCTGATGTCTGCGGGCCGAAAGCTGAGCATCCTCTCCAACATCGACAAGATCTCTCGCAAGTACTTCACGAGCGAACGGGCCAGAAAGATACTCCAGTACTCCATAGTGTTCCTGGGCGGCAACCCGAAGAACACGCCTGCCCTGTACTCGATGATATCGCACATTGACTTCAATCTGGGAGTCTGGTACCCGTACGGAGGCATCGGCAAGATTGTGGATGCGACAGAGCAGCTCGCACGAGAACACGGGGCGGAGATCAGGACGAGTGTCGAGGTGACAGGCATTCATGTGGAGAGAGGACGAGCACGCTGGGTGGCGACCAGCGAGGGCAATGTGGAGGCCGACTTATTCGTGTCCAATGCAGACTATCCACATACTGAGACCCAGCTACTTGACCGCAAGTGGCAGACATATCCCACACAGTACTGGGAGAAGAAGACCATTGCGCCATCTGCGTTCGTGCTATACCTGGGATTCGACAAGAAGATAGATGTCCTCACTCACCACAATGTCATACTCTACCATGACTGGGTGCGGCACTTTGAGCAGATATTCGAGGAGCCGGCATGGCCGGACGAGCCTGCCTACTACCTCTCCTGCCCATCCCGAATGGATGACACCGTAGCACCTGCCGGCAAGGAGAACATATTCGTGACAATACCCCTATCACCAGGGATTGAAGACACACCGGAGATAAGAGAGAGGTACTTCCAGAAGGTCCTCGCACACATGGAGACCGTCCTGAAGACGGACCTCAAGGACCATCTTGTAGTCAAGAGAGTCTTCTCAGTCAATGACTTCGCTGAGGACTACAACGCCTACAAGGGCACCGCAGTAGGACTGACGCACACGTTCAGTCAGTCTGCATTCTTCAGACCTAGACACCGCAGCAAGAAGGTGAGGAATCTGTACTACGTGGGTCAATACACTCACCCGGGAATAGGCGTCCCAATGGCCCTCATATCCGCAGAGATAGTTGCGGACCTTGTCACCAAGAACCATCCACTCTCGAAGTGA
- a CDS encoding prenyltransferase yields the protein MTTGVLALAFKVSRVRFWLYLGGTYAVGYIAGLAHTGTYTGVDGLLQALSAPLFLLHLLFFMFPANVFLYGVNDISDKDTDVFNPKKDDKEYRATIGDATKLYGIVVLSFIYGLTLMLLQFNDLTAVLLILSWMTLSVLYSAKPFRLKAVPVLDFVSNFLYVVPAILAFYQVTATVPPLVPLSAAFFWTSAMQVFSAIPDIDADRKANVRTTAVAIGRTASLLLCLVFWALFAAVLTIVTPWNYPVNLLTLVYPAIPLYLLLRPSTDITKTYWYFPYYTGVFGMTITLSLLLQIAAM from the coding sequence CTGACGACCGGAGTATTGGCACTGGCCTTCAAGGTCTCTAGGGTGCGCTTCTGGCTCTACTTGGGCGGCACATATGCCGTGGGCTACATCGCCGGTCTGGCCCACACCGGCACCTATACTGGGGTGGATGGCCTTCTACAAGCCCTGAGCGCACCGCTCTTTCTCCTTCACCTGCTGTTCTTCATGTTTCCCGCAAACGTCTTCCTCTATGGAGTCAACGACATCTCGGACAAGGACACAGACGTGTTCAACCCCAAGAAGGACGACAAGGAGTACAGAGCAACAATAGGAGATGCGACCAAGCTATATGGCATTGTGGTGTTGTCATTCATCTACGGTCTGACGCTGATGCTACTGCAGTTCAACGACCTCACCGCAGTCCTGCTCATCCTGTCTTGGATGACGCTGTCAGTCCTCTATAGTGCCAAGCCGTTCAGGCTGAAGGCAGTGCCAGTACTCGATTTCGTCTCCAACTTCCTCTATGTCGTCCCGGCCATCCTTGCATTCTATCAGGTGACCGCAACAGTCCCACCGCTTGTACCTCTCTCTGCAGCCTTCTTCTGGACGTCAGCAATGCAGGTGTTCTCCGCAATCCCAGACATCGACGCTGACAGAAAGGCAAACGTAAGGACCACGGCTGTCGCAATTGGGCGGACTGCCTCCCTGTTGCTCTGCCTTGTGTTCTGGGCACTCTTCGCGGCAGTACTGACTATTGTCACTCCATGGAACTACCCCGTTAACCTTCTCACACTGGTATATCCTGCAATTCCCCTGTACTTGCTACTGAGACCGTCGACTGACATAACCAAGACGTACTGGTACTTCCCATACTACACCGGCGTGTTCGGAATGACAATCACACTGAGTCTGCTACTGCAGATAGCAGCGATGTGA
- a CDS encoding carotenoid biosynthesis protein → MTSLALKSHGPRAGIEDLLLTVFSVAFFLASWLVANVDIGGAVNWVSSLFVVLLALPSYYYLLRWAGTKRTALILAIFGVFPLVVEAIGISTGVPYGGFYYTELMGFRVFGLVPWSVAFAFSPLILGSMALASQLTRRALVAIPFSALLLVAADLILDPAAVVLQIWVWLEPGPYYGIPLTNYTGWFMTATLGSALLHMTLAESWQEAPMIDPRVASSLMLSLAFWTGFSLWTSPPLVIPAAVGLLMMTFTAHFILRRPAPHRLQMAADGRTVSD, encoded by the coding sequence ATGACCTCGCTCGCCCTCAAGTCACATGGCCCAAGGGCCGGTATTGAGGACTTGCTCCTCACAGTGTTCTCCGTGGCGTTTTTTCTTGCCAGCTGGCTTGTGGCTAATGTTGACATAGGCGGCGCTGTCAACTGGGTGTCATCCCTCTTCGTCGTACTGCTTGCGCTGCCCTCTTACTACTACCTTCTCAGATGGGCCGGGACGAAGAGGACCGCATTGATACTGGCCATCTTTGGTGTATTCCCGCTTGTTGTGGAGGCCATAGGTATCAGTACAGGCGTACCATATGGCGGCTTCTACTACACAGAGCTTATGGGCTTTAGAGTCTTCGGGCTCGTACCGTGGAGTGTCGCCTTCGCCTTCTCGCCGCTCATACTTGGCAGCATGGCACTTGCAAGTCAGCTCACAAGACGTGCACTGGTCGCAATCCCTTTCAGCGCATTGCTGCTTGTCGCTGCAGACCTCATCCTAGATCCAGCAGCTGTTGTTCTCCAGATCTGGGTCTGGCTTGAGCCCGGCCCCTACTACGGGATTCCACTCACGAACTACACTGGATGGTTCATGACAGCGACTCTGGGTTCTGCTCTACTGCACATGACGCTGGCAGAAAGCTGGCAAGAAGCGCCAATGATTGACCCCCGGGTGGCGAGTAGTCTGATGCTGAGTCTTGCCTTCTGGACCGGTTTCTCGCTCTGGACTTCACCGCCGCTGGTCATTCCTGCCGCAGTTGGCTTACTGATGATGACCTTCACAGCGCACTTCATCCTCCGACGCCCTGCTCCACATCGATTACAGATGGCGGCTGATGGTCGAACCGTGTCAGACTAG